Proteins from one Planctomyces sp. SH-PL62 genomic window:
- the argS gene encoding arginine--tRNA ligase has product MNVLNRLRAAFGAVTPEGGDPQVFRGAVRATADPKFGDYQANGCMALAKSLQKNPRELAAAVREAVDLEPTAGKPEIAGPGFLNIRLHDEWIAVQLADLANDPAIGLTPPESPRTVVVDFSSPNVAKPMHVGHIRSTVIGDALARIFEALGHKVVRDNHLGDWGSQFGMILWGWKTARDDSAFAADPVAELARLYRLAQSRIKAGDKDVEDAARAETARLHAGDPENRELWTRFMPHCLKALQTIYDRLGVRFDVELGESFYDPMLAEVVADLERKGLAEESEGATVAFVAGMKAPFIIRKRDGAYNYGTTDLATIRYRAQTWNPEQILYVVDHRQGDHFKQLFDVARRWGYDQVDLEHVAFGTILGADRKPFKTRDGDVVGLESLLDEAVAEARKIVDANSPNLDPEERARIAEIVGLGAIKYADLSQNRLSDYVFDWSKMLAMNGNTATYLQYAYARIQSIFRRGEIRPEQIRERRPPLLVSHPAERALGILLLRLPETLELAALELKPNILTDYLFVLASAYSTFFEECPVLKAESAERRDSRLALSDLTARTLRFGLGLLGIDVVDQM; this is encoded by the coding sequence CGCCTTCGGCGCCGTCACGCCCGAAGGGGGCGACCCGCAGGTCTTCCGGGGGGCCGTCCGGGCGACGGCCGACCCCAAGTTCGGCGACTACCAGGCCAACGGCTGCATGGCGCTGGCGAAGTCCCTCCAGAAGAACCCCCGCGAGCTGGCCGCGGCCGTTCGCGAGGCCGTCGACCTGGAGCCGACCGCCGGCAAGCCCGAGATCGCCGGGCCCGGATTTCTCAACATCCGCCTGCACGACGAATGGATCGCGGTGCAGCTCGCCGACCTGGCGAACGACCCGGCGATCGGCCTCACGCCGCCCGAGTCCCCTCGCACCGTCGTGGTCGACTTCTCCTCGCCCAACGTCGCCAAGCCGATGCACGTCGGCCACATCCGATCGACGGTGATCGGCGACGCCCTGGCGCGGATCTTCGAGGCCCTGGGCCACAAGGTGGTCCGCGACAACCACCTGGGCGACTGGGGCTCGCAGTTCGGCATGATCCTCTGGGGCTGGAAGACGGCCCGCGACGACTCGGCCTTCGCCGCCGACCCGGTGGCCGAACTGGCCCGCCTCTATCGCCTGGCCCAGTCCCGCATCAAGGCCGGGGACAAGGACGTGGAGGACGCCGCCCGCGCCGAGACCGCCAGGCTCCACGCCGGCGACCCCGAGAACCGCGAACTCTGGACGCGGTTCATGCCCCACTGCCTCAAGGCGCTCCAGACGATCTACGATCGGCTCGGCGTCCGATTCGACGTCGAACTGGGCGAGAGCTTCTACGACCCGATGCTCGCCGAGGTCGTCGCCGACCTTGAGCGGAAGGGGCTCGCCGAGGAGAGCGAAGGGGCGACCGTGGCGTTCGTCGCGGGCATGAAGGCCCCGTTCATCATCCGCAAGCGCGACGGCGCGTACAACTACGGCACGACCGACCTGGCGACGATCCGCTACCGCGCCCAGACTTGGAATCCGGAGCAGATCCTCTACGTCGTCGACCACCGCCAGGGCGACCACTTCAAACAGCTTTTCGACGTCGCACGCCGCTGGGGGTACGACCAGGTCGACCTGGAGCACGTCGCGTTCGGGACGATCCTGGGGGCCGACCGCAAGCCTTTCAAGACCCGCGACGGCGACGTGGTGGGCCTGGAGTCCCTCCTCGACGAGGCCGTCGCCGAGGCCCGCAAGATCGTCGACGCCAACAGCCCGAACCTCGACCCCGAGGAACGCGCCCGGATCGCCGAGATCGTCGGCCTGGGAGCCATCAAGTACGCCGACCTCTCGCAGAATCGGCTGAGCGACTACGTCTTCGACTGGTCGAAGATGCTCGCCATGAACGGCAACACCGCCACCTACCTCCAGTACGCCTACGCCCGCATCCAGAGCATCTTCCGGCGCGGGGAGATCCGCCCCGAGCAGATCCGCGAGCGACGGCCGCCCTTGCTGGTCAGCCACCCCGCCGAACGGGCGCTGGGGATCCTTCTGCTCCGCCTCCCCGAGACCCTGGAACTGGCCGCCCTGGAGCTGAAGCCGAACATCCTGACCGACTATCTTTTCGTCCTGGCCAGCGCCTACAGCACGTTCTTCGAGGAATGCCCCGTGCTGAAGGCCGAGTCGGCCGAGCGGCGAGACAGCCGCCTGGCCCTCAGCGACCTGACGGCTCGGACCCTCCGGTTCGGCCTGGGCCTGCTCGGCATCGACGTCGTCGACCAGATGTGA
- a CDS encoding beta-propeller fold lactonase family protein: MRPIGRPTLGTLVVLMTTTLGIPAHGDDGEAAPHRSPVALALSADGTRLLTANQTAGTVSLIDTASRTVLDETVVGDKPAGVAFAPDGRRAIVANWYGYDLAVLEIDGDKLRVASRIEVGPEPRGTAIAADGKTAYVAVGVADEVARVDLDALQVTGRVGVGREPRGLALSPDGKTLVVGNARSQNVSVIDVDGFQVAKTVAIEGENLRQLSIAADGRYAYLANMKDRQFATTRNNIDQGWVVGQRLTRIDLKEPEPYATISLDVRGKAAADAHGVAISPDGALLVVGLGGTHEIMIFRAAPKRLPWRIDGSRDLIQAELQNDEGGRFRRVALGGRPTELAFAPDARTLYVANYLDDSVQVVDAETATLVATIPLGSPSTLSLARRGEILFHDATRSFNQWYSCNTCHSDGHTNGLHFDTLNDGRQDLRNTHERSRKKSPTLRRVTHTAPWTWHGWQTSLEHATSESFTKSMQGTMPTDEEARAVVAYLETLDFPRNPYTRPDGSLTPEAERGKAVFKSAKAACNTCHRGPEFTDGKIHVVGLEEPDDAYEGYNPPSLRGAYDKYPYLHDARSPTLHDALTGPHSPEMVGGESLSEQELSDLIAFVKSL, from the coding sequence ATGCGCCCGATCGGCCGACCGACGCTTGGAACCCTCGTCGTCCTGATGACGACGACCCTCGGCATCCCCGCCCACGGCGACGACGGCGAGGCGGCCCCGCATCGCTCGCCGGTCGCGCTCGCCCTCTCCGCGGACGGGACGCGGCTCCTGACCGCGAACCAGACGGCGGGGACCGTCAGCCTGATCGACACGGCCTCGCGGACGGTGCTCGACGAGACGGTCGTCGGCGACAAGCCGGCGGGGGTGGCCTTCGCCCCCGACGGCCGCCGGGCGATCGTCGCCAACTGGTACGGCTATGACCTCGCCGTGCTGGAGATCGACGGCGACAAGCTCCGCGTCGCCAGCCGGATCGAGGTGGGCCCCGAACCCCGAGGTACGGCGATCGCCGCCGACGGCAAGACCGCCTACGTCGCCGTCGGCGTCGCCGACGAGGTCGCCCGCGTCGACCTGGACGCCCTCCAGGTCACCGGCCGGGTCGGCGTCGGTCGGGAGCCGCGCGGCCTGGCCCTCTCGCCCGACGGCAAGACCCTCGTGGTCGGCAACGCGCGGTCTCAGAACGTGTCGGTGATCGACGTCGACGGCTTCCAGGTGGCGAAGACCGTCGCCATCGAGGGGGAGAACCTGAGACAGCTCTCGATCGCGGCCGACGGCCGGTACGCCTACCTCGCCAACATGAAAGACCGCCAGTTCGCCACGACTCGCAACAACATCGACCAGGGCTGGGTCGTCGGCCAGCGACTGACCCGCATCGACCTGAAAGAGCCCGAGCCCTACGCGACGATCTCGCTCGACGTGCGGGGCAAGGCCGCCGCCGACGCGCACGGCGTCGCCATCAGCCCGGACGGCGCCTTGCTGGTCGTCGGCCTCGGCGGGACGCATGAAATCATGATCTTCCGGGCCGCGCCGAAACGCCTCCCCTGGCGCATCGACGGCTCCCGCGACCTGATCCAGGCCGAATTGCAGAACGACGAGGGGGGCCGCTTTCGGCGCGTCGCCCTCGGCGGACGGCCGACCGAGCTGGCGTTCGCACCCGACGCGAGGACCCTCTACGTCGCAAACTACCTGGACGACTCCGTCCAGGTCGTCGACGCCGAAACCGCGACCCTGGTCGCGACGATCCCCCTGGGGTCCCCCTCGACCCTCTCGCTGGCCCGTCGCGGCGAGATCCTCTTTCACGACGCGACCCGCTCCTTCAACCAGTGGTACAGCTGCAACACCTGCCACAGCGACGGCCACACCAACGGCCTCCACTTCGACACCCTCAACGACGGCCGTCAGGATCTCCGCAACACCCACGAACGCAGCCGCAAGAAATCCCCGACCCTCCGGCGCGTGACCCACACCGCCCCCTGGACCTGGCACGGCTGGCAGACGAGCCTCGAACACGCCACGTCCGAATCGTTCACCAAGAGCATGCAGGGGACGATGCCGACCGACGAGGAAGCCCGCGCGGTCGTCGCCTATCTCGAGACCCTCGACTTCCCTCGGAACCCCTACACCCGCCCGGACGGCTCTCTCACCCCCGAGGCCGAGCGCGGGAAGGCCGTCTTCAAGTCCGCGAAGGCCGCCTGCAACACCTGCCACCGGGGGCCCGAGTTCACCGACGGCAAGATCCACGTCGTCGGCCTTGAAGAGCCCGATGACGCCTACGAGGGCTACAACCCGCCCTCGCTGCGAGGGGCTTACGACAAGTATCCCTACCTGCACGACGCCCGCTCGCCGACCCTTCACGACGCCCTCACCGGCCCCCACAGTCCCGAGATGGTCGGCGGCGAGAGCCTGAGCGAGCAGGAACTCTCCGACCTGATCGCCTTCGTCAAGAGCCTCTGA
- a CDS encoding amino acid permease produces the protein MNEPGADLTAEDDDARRLRGLGYKQELARRLNGFSNFAISFSIICILAGGVSSFHLGLCSVGGASIGLGWPLVALFSLAVAATMGQLASAFPTAGGLYHWAAILGGRGWGWATAWFNLAGLVTVLAAINVGTYRTAATAMGYGGGMETWREHLAQVFVVVAITASQAAINHLGISVTARLTDFSGYWILAVSALLAGALLGFAPTLDFGRLVAFENFGGAAGGGVWPETGSLAMLFALGALLPAYTITGFDASAHASEETLDASESVPRGIVRSVLISGIAGWVLLSAVVLAAPSVSEAAAKGEGAFPWILHSAFPTWLASAFAAAIVVAQYLCGLATVTSTSRMAFAFARDGGLPFSAAMRRVSPRRRSPAVAIWATSAAAVLFTVYTPVYSTITAVCTILLYLSYVLPSILGARAYGKTWTIMGPWNLGRGFRPLAWLSALGCAGLIAIGMQPPNEQSAWVVGTMVIALAVVWFAGERKRFPGPPVLREIHRHAIHLQEAPR, from the coding sequence ATGAACGAGCCGGGAGCGGACCTGACGGCGGAGGACGACGACGCCCGACGCCTGCGCGGGCTCGGATATAAGCAAGAGCTGGCGCGTCGCCTGAACGGGTTCTCGAACTTCGCCATCTCGTTCTCGATCATCTGCATCCTGGCCGGGGGCGTCAGCTCCTTCCACCTGGGCCTTTGCAGCGTCGGCGGCGCGTCGATCGGGCTGGGCTGGCCGCTGGTCGCCCTCTTCTCCCTGGCGGTCGCCGCGACGATGGGCCAGCTCGCCTCCGCGTTCCCCACGGCCGGCGGCCTTTACCACTGGGCGGCGATCCTGGGCGGTCGCGGCTGGGGGTGGGCGACCGCCTGGTTCAACCTCGCGGGACTGGTCACGGTCCTCGCCGCGATCAACGTCGGCACCTATCGCACGGCCGCGACCGCGATGGGATACGGCGGCGGGATGGAGACGTGGCGGGAGCACCTGGCGCAGGTCTTCGTCGTGGTCGCGATCACGGCGTCCCAGGCGGCGATCAACCACCTGGGGATCAGCGTCACGGCCCGGCTCACCGACTTCAGCGGCTACTGGATCCTGGCCGTCTCCGCGCTCCTCGCCGGCGCCCTGCTCGGGTTCGCGCCGACGTTGGACTTCGGCCGTTTGGTCGCGTTCGAGAATTTCGGAGGCGCGGCGGGAGGCGGGGTCTGGCCCGAGACCGGCAGCCTCGCGATGCTGTTCGCGCTGGGGGCGCTCCTGCCCGCGTACACGATCACCGGATTCGACGCCTCGGCCCACGCGTCGGAGGAAACCCTGGACGCGAGCGAGTCGGTGCCGAGGGGGATCGTGCGATCGGTCCTGATCTCGGGGATCGCGGGCTGGGTCCTGCTGTCGGCCGTCGTGCTGGCCGCGCCGAGCGTCTCCGAGGCCGCCGCGAAAGGCGAGGGCGCGTTCCCCTGGATCCTCCACAGCGCGTTTCCGACGTGGCTGGCGTCGGCGTTCGCGGCGGCCATCGTGGTCGCGCAGTACCTCTGCGGACTGGCGACGGTCACATCGACCTCGCGGATGGCCTTCGCCTTCGCCCGCGACGGCGGCCTGCCGTTCTCGGCGGCGATGCGCCGCGTCAGCCCCAGGCGGCGCTCGCCGGCCGTCGCGATCTGGGCGACGTCCGCCGCCGCCGTCCTGTTCACGGTCTACACGCCCGTCTACTCCACCATCACGGCGGTCTGCACCATCCTCCTCTATCTCTCCTACGTCCTGCCGAGCATCCTGGGCGCGCGGGCCTACGGCAAGACCTGGACGATCATGGGCCCCTGGAACCTGGGACGCGGCTTCCGCCCGCTGGCCTGGCTAAGCGCCCTCGGCTGCGCGGGCCTGATCGCGATCGGCATGCAGCCGCCGAACGAGCAGTCGGCGTGGGTGGTCGGAACCATGGTGATCGCCCTGGCGGTCGTATGGTTCGCCGGCGAGCGCAAGCGGTTCCCCGGCCCCCCCGTGCTCCGCGAGATCCACCGGCACGCGATCCACCTTCAAGAGGCCCCGCGATGA
- a CDS encoding ethanolamine ammonia-lyase subunit EutB translates to MNLTTTLRGERFAFGDLAEVLAKANEEKSGDQLAGLAARTERERVAAKIVLAEITLGEVVDNPVIDPDEDEVSRLILDQLDAEAFAPFRGLTLGAFREWVLDDATTGATLADARGAITPEIAAGVARLMSNKDLAVAAAKIRNVTRCRNTLGERGVLGIRVQPNHPSDDLAGILLSAVDGLTYGCGDAVIGVNPATESVDVVEVILRGLDRLIDAFAIPTQACCLAHITTQLACLDRGAPVDLLFQSAAGTEAANRSFGIDLALLREGRERVLESHARRDVRWAGSQVMYFETGQGSALSAGAHHGVDQLTLEARAQGVARAFDPFLVNSVVGFIGPEYLFDERQIVRAGLEDHFVGKLLGLPMGVDVCYTNHAEADQNSADNLMLLLAAAGCNFFMGVPCSDDVMLNYQSTSYHDSLAVRDLFGLRPAPEFDAWLAGRGLGRGTSAIDQEQARSRAMRGLETVISETRGFHP, encoded by the coding sequence TTGAACCTGACCACGACGCTCCGGGGCGAGCGCTTCGCGTTCGGCGACCTCGCCGAAGTGCTCGCGAAGGCCAACGAGGAGAAGTCCGGCGACCAGCTCGCCGGCCTGGCCGCGCGCACCGAGCGCGAGCGCGTCGCCGCCAAGATCGTCCTCGCCGAGATCACCCTCGGCGAGGTCGTCGACAACCCCGTCATCGACCCGGACGAGGACGAGGTCAGCCGGCTGATCCTCGACCAGCTCGACGCCGAGGCGTTCGCCCCCTTTCGCGGCCTGACGCTGGGGGCCTTCCGCGAATGGGTCCTCGACGACGCCACGACGGGCGCGACGCTCGCGGACGCCCGAGGAGCGATCACGCCCGAGATCGCCGCGGGCGTCGCCAGGCTGATGAGCAACAAGGACCTGGCCGTCGCCGCCGCCAAGATCCGCAACGTCACCCGATGCCGGAACACCCTGGGCGAGCGCGGCGTGCTGGGAATCCGCGTCCAGCCCAATCACCCGAGCGACGACCTCGCGGGCATCCTCCTCTCCGCCGTCGACGGGCTGACCTACGGTTGCGGCGACGCCGTGATCGGCGTCAACCCCGCGACCGAGTCGGTCGACGTCGTCGAAGTGATCCTTCGCGGGCTCGACCGGCTCATCGACGCCTTCGCCATCCCCACCCAGGCCTGCTGCCTGGCGCACATCACCACGCAGCTCGCTTGCCTCGACCGCGGCGCGCCCGTCGACCTCCTCTTCCAGTCGGCCGCCGGCACCGAGGCCGCCAACCGGAGCTTCGGCATCGACCTGGCCCTCTTGCGGGAGGGCCGAGAACGAGTCCTGGAGAGCCACGCCCGCCGCGACGTCCGCTGGGCCGGCTCGCAGGTCATGTACTTCGAGACCGGACAGGGAAGCGCGCTGTCGGCCGGGGCGCACCACGGCGTCGATCAGCTCACGCTGGAGGCCCGCGCGCAAGGGGTCGCCCGCGCCTTCGACCCATTCCTGGTCAACAGCGTCGTCGGCTTCATCGGCCCCGAGTATCTCTTCGACGAACGCCAGATCGTCCGGGCCGGGCTGGAAGACCATTTCGTCGGCAAGCTGCTGGGATTGCCGATGGGGGTCGACGTCTGCTACACGAACCACGCGGAGGCCGACCAGAACTCGGCCGACAACCTGATGCTCCTGCTGGCCGCAGCCGGCTGCAACTTCTTCATGGGCGTCCCCTGCTCCGACGACGTGATGCTCAACTACCAATCTACCAGCTACCATGACTCCCTGGCGGTCCGAGACCTGTTCGGGCTCCGACCCGCTCCCGAGTTCGACGCCTGGCTGGCCGGGCGCGGGCTCGGCCGAGGCACGTCGGCGATCGACCAAGAGCAGGCGAGGAGTCGCGCCATGCGAGGGCTCGAAACGGTGATCTCGGAGACCAGGGGCTTCCATCCATGA